One Polaribacter sp. KT25b DNA segment encodes these proteins:
- a CDS encoding inorganic diphosphatase — protein sequence MSDKKKHTFDVLIEIPKGSRNKYEYDFDLHKIRFDRMLFSSMMYPGDYGFVPETLAQDDDPLDVLVLGHEPTFPMCVCEVKAIGVFHMTDEKGPDEKIICVPVSDPIWSNNNDISDLNPHRLKEIEHFFKVYKDLEKKKVDVGGWGNAEEATQIFHESVKRYNESDYKKTDKFKI from the coding sequence ATGAGCGACAAAAAAAAGCACACTTTTGATGTTTTAATAGAAATACCTAAAGGAAGTAGAAATAAATACGAATACGATTTCGATTTACATAAAATTCGTTTCGACAGAATGTTATTTTCTTCTATGATGTATCCTGGAGATTATGGTTTTGTACCAGAAACACTAGCACAAGATGATGATCCATTAGACGTATTAGTTTTAGGACATGAACCTACTTTCCCGATGTGTGTTTGTGAAGTAAAAGCAATTGGTGTTTTTCATATGACTGATGAAAAAGGACCAGATGAAAAAATTATTTGTGTACCCGTTTCAGATCCTATCTGGAGTAACAATAATGATATTTCTGATCTAAACCCTCATAGATTAAAAGAAATAGAACACTTTTTTAAAGTTTATAAAGATTTAGAAAAGAAAAAAGTTGATGTTGGCGGTTGGGGTAATGCAGAAGAAGCAACTCAAATTTTTCATGAGTCTGTAAAGAGATATAATGAAAGTGACTATAAAAAGACTGATAAATTTAAAATTTAA
- a CDS encoding DUF1328 family protein, which yields MLRWTITFIIIALIAGILGFGGISGAAAGIAKIIFVIFIILFILSLITGRKKV from the coding sequence ATGTTACGTTGGACAATCACTTTTATAATAATTGCATTAATAGCAGGGATTTTAGGCTTTGGAGGAATTTCAGGAGCTGCAGCTGGAATTGCTAAAATAATTTTTGTTATTTTTATTATTCTTTTCATTTTATCTCTAATTACCGGAAGAAAAAAAGTATAA
- a CDS encoding sodium-translocating pyrophosphatase, producing MESMMIYMPIAMAILGLIYMWIKKSWVLKQDAGNGKMKEISDHIYEGALAFLNAEYKLLAIFVIIVSIALAAVSFIVPTTHILIVVAFIFGAVFSAFAGNIGMKIATKTNVRTTQAATTSLPNALKISFGGGTVMGLGVAGLAVLGLTFFFIIFYNYFMDGAIGTFSVDKMTVVLETLAGFSLGAESIALFARVGGGIYTKAADVGADLVGKVEAGIPEDDPRNPATIADNVGDNVGDVAGMGADLFGSYVATVLAAMVLGNYVIKDMGGSISDAFGGIGPILLPMSIAGIGIIISIIGTMLVKINSNDAKESKVMGALNLGNWVSIALVAIACFILCKWMLPETMKMEFFGEGLQEISSMRVFYATLVGLVVGAVISSVTEYYTGLGKSPILKIVQQSSTGAGTNIIAGLATGMISTFPSVLLFAGAIWASYAFAGFYGVALAASAMMATTAMQLAIDAFGPISDNAGGIAEMSEQEPIVRERTDILDSVGNTTAATGKGFAIASAALTSLALFAAYVTFTGIDGINIFKAPVLAMLFVGGMVPVVFSALAMNAVGKAAMEMVHEVRRQFKDIPGIMEGTGKPEYDKCVAISTKASLKEMMLPGLLTIGFPLIIAFVPLLFGMEKLAIAEMLGGYMAGVTVSGVLWAIFQNNAGGAWDNAKKSFEAGVMINGEMTYKGSEAHKAAVTGDTVGDPFKDTSGPSMNILIKLTCLIGLVIAPILGGHSVDLNHANKEEIKKEVRLEIKGDNSEMAAATITTTTTVNGKTTTDIQQIDGSVEEIEKKANEAGKIVSVNVIKSEKKIEAHIQ from the coding sequence ATGGAATCAATGATGATTTACATGCCAATTGCAATGGCAATTTTAGGCTTAATCTACATGTGGATTAAGAAATCTTGGGTACTAAAACAAGATGCAGGAAATGGTAAAATGAAAGAAATTTCTGACCATATTTATGAAGGAGCTTTAGCGTTTTTAAATGCAGAGTACAAATTATTAGCAATCTTTGTTATTATAGTTAGTATTGCTCTAGCTGCTGTTTCTTTTATTGTACCTACAACTCATATTTTAATAGTTGTAGCTTTTATTTTTGGAGCAGTTTTTTCTGCCTTTGCAGGAAACATAGGAATGAAAATTGCTACCAAAACAAATGTTAGAACCACACAAGCTGCAACAACCAGTTTGCCAAATGCCTTAAAAATATCCTTTGGCGGTGGAACAGTTATGGGACTTGGAGTTGCAGGTTTAGCTGTTTTAGGTTTAACTTTCTTTTTTATTATTTTTTACAACTACTTTATGGATGGTGCTATAGGCACTTTTTCTGTTGATAAAATGACCGTTGTTTTAGAAACTTTAGCTGGTTTTTCTTTAGGAGCAGAATCTATTGCTTTATTTGCTAGAGTTGGTGGAGGAATCTACACAAAAGCTGCAGATGTTGGTGCAGATTTAGTAGGTAAAGTAGAAGCTGGTATCCCAGAAGATGATCCAAGAAATCCTGCTACAATTGCAGATAATGTTGGTGATAACGTTGGTGATGTTGCTGGTATGGGAGCAGACTTATTTGGATCTTATGTTGCAACTGTATTAGCTGCAATGGTTTTAGGAAACTATGTAATTAAAGATATGGGAGGAAGTATTTCTGATGCTTTTGGCGGGATTGGTCCAATATTATTACCAATGTCTATTGCTGGTATCGGAATTATTATATCTATTATAGGTACAATGCTTGTTAAAATAAATAGTAACGACGCAAAAGAATCAAAAGTAATGGGCGCATTAAATCTTGGTAACTGGGTTTCTATTGCGTTAGTAGCAATTGCTTGTTTTATATTATGTAAATGGATGTTACCAGAAACCATGAAAATGGAATTTTTTGGCGAAGGTTTACAAGAAATCTCTTCTATGAGAGTATTTTATGCAACTTTAGTAGGCTTAGTAGTTGGTGCTGTAATTTCATCAGTTACAGAATATTATACAGGACTAGGTAAATCTCCAATCTTAAAAATTGTTCAACAATCTTCTACAGGAGCAGGTACAAATATTATTGCTGGTTTGGCAACAGGTATGATTTCTACGTTTCCATCAGTATTATTATTTGCTGGTGCAATTTGGGCTTCTTACGCTTTTGCTGGTTTTTATGGTGTTGCTTTAGCTGCTTCTGCAATGATGGCAACTACTGCTATGCAATTAGCTATTGATGCTTTTGGACCAATTTCTGATAATGCTGGTGGTATTGCAGAAATGAGCGAACAAGAACCAATTGTTAGAGAAAGAACAGATATTTTAGATTCTGTTGGTAATACTACTGCTGCAACTGGTAAAGGTTTTGCCATAGCTTCTGCAGCTTTAACTTCATTAGCCCTTTTTGCTGCTTATGTAACTTTTACAGGAATTGACGGAATTAATATTTTTAAAGCTCCTGTTTTAGCAATGCTTTTTGTTGGTGGAATGGTACCTGTTGTATTTTCTGCTTTAGCAATGAATGCCGTTGGTAAAGCAGCAATGGAAATGGTACATGAAGTTCGTCGTCAATTTAAAGATATTCCTGGAATTATGGAAGGAACAGGTAAACCAGAATATGATAAATGTGTAGCAATTTCTACTAAAGCTTCTTTAAAAGAAATGATGTTACCTGGTTTGTTAACTATTGGTTTTCCTTTAATTATAGCTTTTGTTCCTTTATTATTTGGAATGGAAAAATTAGCGATAGCAGAAATGTTAGGTGGTTATATGGCGGGTGTAACAGTTTCTGGTGTACTTTGGGCAATATTTCAAAATAATGCTGGTGGAGCTTGGGATAACGCTAAAAAATCTTTTGAAGCCGGTGTTATGATTAATGGAGAAATGACATATAAAGGTTCTGAAGCACATAAAGCTGCTGTAACAGGAGATACTGTTGGAGATCCTTTTAAAGATACTTCTGGCCCATCAATGAATATTTTAATTAAACTTACTTGTTTAATAGGTTTAGTCATTGCACCTATTTTAGGTGGTCATTCTGTTGATTTAAATCATGCAAATAAAGAAGAAATCAAAAAAGAAGTTCGTTTAGAAATTAAAGGAGATAATTCAGAAATGGCTGCAGCAACAATTACAACCACAACAACTGTTAATGGAAAAACAACTACTGATATACAACAAATTGATGGTAGTGTTGAAGAAATAGAAAAGAAAGCGAATGAAGCTGGAAAAATTGTTTCTGTAAATGTTATAAAATCAGAAAAAAAGATTGAAGCTCATATTCAATAA
- a CDS encoding PA2169 family four-helix-bundle protein has translation MTYTEEVGEKLNGILEKTFDAEKGFTKAAENIENVALKNYFRAKSQERNAFGNELKTEIKLFNQDIDKGGSIAGSAHRAWMDIKALFALDDEESMLEEAIRGEKTAVKEYEEVLQETTLPSSTKFLLKAQKNKIENGLYNIKSLEDIK, from the coding sequence ATGACTTACACAGAAGAAGTAGGAGAAAAACTAAATGGAATTTTGGAAAAAACTTTTGATGCAGAAAAAGGATTTACAAAAGCTGCAGAAAATATAGAGAATGTAGCACTTAAAAATTATTTTAGAGCAAAATCTCAAGAAAGAAATGCTTTTGGAAATGAATTAAAAACAGAAATTAAATTATTTAATCAAGATATTGATAAAGGTGGAAGTATAGCAGGTTCTGCTCACAGAGCTTGGATGGATATTAAAGCACTTTTTGCTTTGGATGATGAAGAGTCTATGTTAGAAGAAGCTATAAGAGGAGAAAAAACTGCTGTAAAAGAATATGAAGAAGTATTACAAGAAACAACTTTGCCTTCAAGCACAAAATTTTTATTAAAAGCACAAAAAAATAAAATTGAAAACGGATTATATAATATTAAGTCTTTAGAGGATATAAAATAA
- the pckA gene encoding phosphoenolpyruvate carboxykinase (ATP): MLGTSTKSISLNNLGIKNATIRYQLSSNELHEETIKKKQGVLSSLGAIAVNTGEFTGRSPLDRFIVKDEITKDEVWWSKINLPFKEDKFDKLYDKVVNYLSEKEIFVRDSYACADEKYKLNIRVVNEFPWSNMFAYNMFLRPTEEELKDFSPEWTVINAPGFMADAAIDGTRQHNFAILNFTKKIALIGGTGYTGEIKKGIFSALNFILPMFKNTMPMHCSANVGKEGDTAIFFGLSGTGKTTLSTDPNRSLIGDDEHGWTAENTVFNFEGGCYAKVINLSAEQEPEIYAAIKKGAILENVVMDKNGVVDFADTSITPNTRVSYPIYHIDNIQVPSIGKNPKNIFFLTADAFGVLPPISKLTPAQAAYHFISGYTAKVAGTEAGVTEPVPSFSACFGAPFMPLHPTRYAEMLSKKMKDAGVNVWLVNTGWSGGKYGVGRRMPLRYTRAMITAVLNGSLGDYTYEDYHIHSVFGVAQPRTCPGVPTELLSPRSTWNNDEAYYKTAFQLSNAFRVNFKQFEEFANEEIRRGGPQRYAL; encoded by the coding sequence ATGTTAGGTACAAGTACGAAATCGATTTCGTTAAATAATCTAGGAATTAAAAATGCAACAATTCGTTATCAGTTATCATCAAACGAATTACATGAAGAAACTATTAAAAAGAAACAAGGAGTTTTGTCTTCTTTAGGAGCAATTGCTGTTAATACAGGTGAGTTTACTGGGCGCTCGCCTTTAGATCGTTTTATTGTAAAAGATGAAATTACAAAAGATGAAGTTTGGTGGAGCAAGATAAATTTACCTTTTAAAGAAGATAAATTTGATAAACTCTATGATAAAGTAGTTAATTATTTATCAGAAAAAGAGATATTTGTTAGAGATTCTTATGCTTGTGCCGATGAAAAATACAAACTAAATATTAGAGTTGTAAATGAATTTCCTTGGAGTAATATGTTTGCCTATAACATGTTTTTAAGGCCAACAGAAGAAGAATTAAAAGATTTTTCGCCTGAATGGACTGTAATTAATGCGCCAGGTTTTATGGCGGATGCTGCAATAGATGGAACACGCCAGCATAATTTTGCAATCTTAAATTTTACTAAAAAAATAGCCTTAATTGGCGGAACAGGTTATACCGGAGAAATCAAAAAAGGAATTTTTTCTGCATTAAACTTTATACTTCCAATGTTTAAAAATACAATGCCAATGCATTGTTCTGCAAACGTTGGTAAAGAAGGCGATACTGCTATTTTCTTTGGATTATCAGGAACAGGAAAAACCACGTTGTCTACAGATCCAAACAGAAGTTTAATTGGCGATGATGAACATGGTTGGACTGCAGAAAATACCGTTTTTAATTTTGAAGGTGGTTGTTATGCAAAAGTGATTAATTTATCAGCAGAACAAGAACCAGAAATTTATGCAGCAATTAAAAAAGGAGCCATCTTAGAAAATGTTGTGATGGATAAAAATGGCGTTGTAGATTTTGCAGATACTTCAATTACGCCAAACACAAGAGTAAGTTATCCAATTTATCATATAGATAATATTCAAGTGCCATCAATAGGTAAAAATCCAAAAAATATTTTCTTTTTAACTGCGGATGCATTTGGCGTTTTACCACCAATTTCTAAGTTAACTCCAGCACAAGCAGCCTATCATTTTATATCTGGTTATACAGCAAAAGTTGCAGGAACAGAAGCCGGAGTTACAGAACCTGTGCCAAGTTTTTCGGCATGTTTTGGCGCGCCTTTTATGCCTTTGCATCCAACGAGATACGCAGAAATGTTAAGTAAAAAAATGAAAGATGCTGGTGTAAATGTTTGGCTAGTAAATACAGGTTGGTCTGGTGGTAAATATGGCGTTGGTAGAAGAATGCCTTTAAGATATACACGAGCAATGATTACAGCAGTTTTAAATGGTAGTTTAGGCGATTATACGTACGAAGATTATCATATTCACTCTGTATTTGGAGTTGCGCAACCAAGAACTTGTCCTGGAGTTCCAACGGAATTATTAAGTCCGAGATCTACTTGGAATAACGATGAAGCTTATTATAAAACAGCATTTCAATTATCGAATGCATTTAGAGTGAATTTTAAACAATTTGAAGAATTTGCAAACGAAGAAATTCGTAGAGGAGGTCCACAACGTTATGCATTATAG
- a CDS encoding AraC family transcriptional regulator, which translates to MIEIEIIADSPKDTIEQIKEAIGGKIEEHWSEFTLIIDNENAVGKIKYTPFDWGVNLLDFDITFRKKLILKIKAHDQFNPIRFIYPSIGSLKHRFGFQNEEKNVDQFQSLIFTNKTGGYNYINFPKNEALEINVIQIVRKHFLKKRTTKVSTLNDKLYEVFVDTDHNNRFSHFGTLNLKMADHIKRLKKIRGKGMLRVLKIEALVYEILSLHIQQHNRLLEGVPLPTSLAKEELKIVRKFASRIVKNPAKNYTLEDLSLDSGLTQAKLQDGFKFLYNRTVTEYIRHIRLESARDMLKNTDLNISQIVYSIGFSSRSYFSKIFREKYGITPNGFKKKLLSVV; encoded by the coding sequence ATGATTGAGATTGAAATAATTGCTGATAGCCCAAAAGATACTATTGAGCAAATTAAGGAAGCTATTGGAGGCAAAATTGAAGAACATTGGAGCGAGTTTACATTAATTATTGATAATGAAAACGCCGTTGGAAAAATAAAATATACTCCTTTTGATTGGGGCGTAAATTTATTAGATTTTGATATTACTTTTCGTAAAAAACTAATTTTAAAAATAAAAGCACACGATCAATTTAATCCTATTCGTTTTATTTACCCTTCAATCGGTTCTTTAAAACATCGATTTGGTTTTCAAAATGAAGAAAAGAATGTTGATCAATTTCAATCATTAATATTTACAAATAAAACTGGCGGATATAATTACATTAATTTTCCTAAAAATGAAGCTCTAGAAATAAATGTTATCCAAATAGTTAGAAAACATTTTTTAAAGAAAAGAACCACAAAAGTATCTACGCTTAATGATAAACTCTATGAAGTTTTTGTAGACACAGATCATAATAATAGGTTTTCTCATTTTGGTACTTTAAACCTTAAAATGGCAGATCATATTAAAAGGTTAAAAAAAATAAGAGGAAAAGGAATGTTACGCGTTCTTAAAATTGAAGCTCTAGTTTATGAAATTTTGTCTTTACACATTCAACAACATAATAGACTTTTAGAAGGTGTGCCTTTACCAACTTCTTTAGCAAAAGAAGAGTTAAAAATAGTACGTAAATTTGCAAGTAGAATTGTAAAAAATCCTGCTAAAAATTATACTTTAGAGGATCTTTCTTTAGATTCTGGATTAACGCAAGCAAAATTACAAGACGGATTTAAGTTTTTATACAACAGAACTGTCACCGAATATATTAGACATATTCGCTTAGAATCTGCAAGAGATATGTTAAAAAATACTGATTTAAATATATCTCAAATAGTTTATAGTATTGGTTTTAGCAGTAGAAGTTATTTCTCTAAAATTTTTAGAGAAAAATATGGAATTACGCCAAACGGATTTAAGAAAAAATTATTAAGTGTTGTTTAA
- a CDS encoding YtxH domain-containing protein, whose translation MSKSSNTVVGLLAGTVIGATLGILFAPDKGVKTRQKISDEALSVKDKLVETATDLKEKVSSTVSDKKETLDDQLEEVVSNVSHKAEDVISTLEKKLKELKEKNKKLQKS comes from the coding sequence ATGAGCAAGAGTAGCAATACAGTAGTAGGATTATTAGCAGGAACAGTAATAGGAGCAACTTTAGGAATTTTATTTGCACCAGATAAAGGAGTAAAAACAAGACAAAAAATTTCTGATGAAGCTTTAAGCGTTAAAGATAAGTTAGTAGAAACTGCAACAGATTTAAAAGAGAAAGTTTCTTCAACTGTTTCTGATAAAAAAGAAACATTAGATGATCAATTAGAAGAAGTAGTTTCTAATGTAAGTCATAAAGCAGAAGATGTTATTTCAACTTTAGAGAAGAAATTAAAAGAGCTTAAAGAGAAAAATAAAAAATTACAAAAATCATAA
- a CDS encoding DUF423 domain-containing protein — MFKNLIVTCFLGMLAIILGAFGAHALKEILTSDQLLSFETAVRYQMYHVIVLLFVNTFDGFSIKQKNRISYIFFLGILFFSGSIYLIQLTAITAKSIWFITPLGGLFFIVGWLSMIVIFVNKIRE; from the coding sequence ATGTTTAAAAATTTAATTGTTACCTGTTTTTTAGGAATGTTAGCCATAATTTTAGGAGCTTTTGGTGCGCATGCCTTAAAAGAAATACTAACTTCAGATCAATTATTAAGCTTTGAAACTGCTGTGCGTTATCAAATGTATCACGTAATTGTATTGTTATTTGTAAATACTTTTGACGGGTTTTCAATCAAACAAAAAAATAGAATTAGTTATATTTTCTTCTTAGGAATTTTGTTTTTCTCCGGATCAATTTACCTCATTCAACTTACTGCTATTACAGCAAAATCAATTTGGTTTATAACACCTTTAGGAGGTTTATTTTTTATAGTAGGATGGCTGTCAATGATTGTGATATTCGTAAATAAAATTAGAGAATAG
- a CDS encoding NAD(P)/FAD-dependent oxidoreductase, producing MIKTDVCIIGAGPSGTSTSIMLSKLKIKHYIVDKATFPRDKTCGDGLILYAYKSLLALGLLDKFVAHPKFIHSKKINLHIKNNLKLQFKESEDRNMVISYGKRIDFDCFLVNELSKEYATCEFGSGVKNLEETSEGIIVTLKNGKQIIAKIVVGADGIQSIVSKKLAGFSSDKKKMSTFISAYFSNVKMPSNNEAEIRLHYNKMPLFFYVFPLPNNEVNVTLGGNTQKILDNNINLKVEIESVIKNHSKVAPKFIDGKQISSWRGWGIPYHFERQKVCGSRFLLVGDAAGLANSFYKEGVGTGMMSGIICAKKIASCLKENNFSDSFMSSYKKDLDKEFGKLLRFSEFALKVARFKSVFVGIAKISKNIVEKRAFNIIRKRSY from the coding sequence ATGATAAAGACTGATGTTTGTATTATTGGCGCTGGTCCTTCAGGAACGAGTACTTCTATAATGCTGTCTAAACTTAAAATTAAACATTATATAGTTGATAAAGCAACTTTTCCGCGTGATAAAACTTGTGGAGATGGGTTAATTTTGTATGCTTATAAATCATTACTAGCGCTAGGTTTGTTAGATAAGTTTGTGGCGCATCCAAAGTTTATTCATAGTAAAAAGATTAATCTACACATAAAAAATAATCTAAAGCTTCAATTTAAAGAAAGTGAAGATAGAAATATGGTTATTTCTTATGGAAAACGTATTGATTTTGATTGTTTTTTAGTCAATGAATTATCGAAAGAATATGCAACTTGTGAGTTTGGAAGTGGCGTTAAAAATCTAGAAGAAACATCCGAAGGAATTATTGTAACACTTAAAAACGGAAAACAAATTATTGCAAAAATTGTTGTTGGAGCAGATGGAATACAATCAATAGTTTCTAAGAAATTAGCAGGTTTTAGTTCTGATAAAAAGAAGATGTCTACATTTATTAGTGCTTATTTTAGTAATGTTAAAATGCCATCAAATAATGAAGCTGAAATACGTTTGCATTATAATAAAATGCCTTTGTTTTTCTATGTTTTTCCGTTGCCAAATAATGAAGTAAATGTAACTTTAGGTGGTAATACACAAAAAATTTTAGATAATAATATCAATTTGAAAGTAGAAATTGAATCAGTTATTAAAAATCATTCAAAAGTTGCACCAAAATTTATTGATGGAAAACAAATAAGTTCTTGGCGAGGTTGGGGAATTCCTTATCACTTTGAAAGACAAAAGGTTTGTGGGAGTAGATTTCTATTGGTTGGTGATGCAGCTGGTTTAGCAAATTCTTTTTATAAAGAAGGAGTGGGGACAGGAATGATGTCTGGCATTATTTGTGCTAAAAAGATTGCATCTTGCTTAAAAGAAAATAATTTTTCTGATTCGTTTATGTCATCCTATAAAAAAGATTTAGATAAAGAATTTGGAAAATTACTAAGATTTAGTGAGTTTGCTTTAAAGGTTGCTAGGTTTAAATCAGTTTTTGTAGGAATCGCAAAAATCAGTAAGAATATTGTTGAAAAAAGAGCTTTTAATATTATCAGAAAAAGAAGTTATTAA
- a CDS encoding DUF6327 family protein yields the protein MKAYKSFEEINRDLKQLSLERQIALEELKMVKNDFEESLKPLSIARNVLTAIGKFGTLMFIKKIIK from the coding sequence ATGAAAGCATATAAAAGTTTCGAAGAAATAAATAGAGATTTAAAGCAATTGTCGCTCGAAAGACAAATAGCTTTAGAAGAACTTAAAATGGTGAAAAATGATTTTGAAGAAAGTTTAAAACCTTTAAGTATTGCAAGAAATGTTCTTACAGCAATAGGTAAGTTTGGCACTTTAATGTTTATAAAGAAAATTATTAAATAA